One Elusimicrobiales bacterium genomic region harbors:
- a CDS encoding M24 family metallopeptidase, giving the protein MSEIPAKLERVRRSIAAAGIGAVRLRGTDWFNWACAGASHTVLLAAETGIAQVLITPGKAVVLTNSIEAARLRAEELPAGFDIFAPDWPDEAATDNFVRAAAGYAPVASDRPAAGEAALPDGLARVKQSLLPQEIERYRALGRDAAAAMRQALSEAEPGWSELLLAGAGARALLSRGIEPALILAGGESRVGKYRHPIATTAPLGGRAMLVFCGRRHGLYANLTRFVYFRAPSDAERRLMDDAAKVEAAAFEHSRAGASLGDIFGKIAAAYADAGYPGEQLRHHQGGTTGYLSREAVARPGCEVRLEPQTALAWNPSLPGAKMEDTVLLGEDGLEILTADPQWPRMEISGRSRPDIWIR; this is encoded by the coding sequence ATGTCTGAAATCCCGGCAAAACTGGAGCGCGTGCGCCGCTCAATCGCCGCCGCCGGCATCGGCGCGGTCCGGCTGCGCGGGACGGACTGGTTCAACTGGGCCTGCGCGGGAGCCTCCCACACCGTGCTGCTTGCCGCCGAAACCGGCATAGCGCAGGTATTGATAACTCCCGGCAAGGCCGTGGTTCTCACCAATTCCATAGAAGCCGCGCGGCTCCGCGCCGAGGAGCTGCCCGCCGGTTTTGACATTTTCGCCCCCGACTGGCCCGACGAGGCCGCAACCGATAATTTCGTCCGGGCCGCAGCCGGATATGCGCCCGTGGCCAGCGACCGTCCCGCCGCAGGCGAAGCCGCGCTGCCGGACGGGCTTGCGCGCGTCAAACAGTCGCTGCTGCCGCAGGAGATAGAGCGCTACCGCGCCCTGGGACGCGACGCCGCAGCGGCGATGCGTCAGGCGCTTTCAGAGGCGGAGCCCGGCTGGAGCGAGCTGCTGCTTGCCGGCGCGGGCGCAAGGGCGCTGCTTTCGCGCGGCATAGAGCCCGCGCTGATACTGGCGGGCGGAGAATCCCGCGTTGGAAAATACCGCCATCCCATTGCCACAACCGCGCCGCTGGGCGGCAGGGCGATGCTGGTTTTCTGCGGGCGCAGGCACGGGCTTTACGCGAACCTGACCCGCTTCGTTTATTTCCGCGCCCCTTCGGACGCGGAACGCCGGCTGATGGACGATGCGGCGAAAGTGGAAGCCGCCGCCTTCGAGCATTCCCGCGCCGGAGCCAGCCTCGGGGATATTTTCGGAAAAATCGCCGCCGCATACGCGGACGCAGGATACCCCGGCGAGCAGCTGCGCCATCACCAGGGCGGCACGACCGGTTATCTGTCGCGCGAGGCAGTTGCGCGGCCCGGCTGCGAAGTCCGGCTTGAGCCGCAGACCGCGCTAGCCTGGAACCCCAGCCTTCCGGGCGCGAAAATGGAAGACACCGTCCTCCTCGGCGAGGACGGGCTGGAAATACTGACGGCGGACCCGCAATGGCCCCGCATGGAAATCTCCGGCAGGAGCAGGCCCGATATATGGATAAGATGA
- a CDS encoding beta-galactosidase, whose protein sequence is MGIKKLLPLAAALLCLAGAASAAGTDPSRGQILLGAAWYPEQWPQSQWDQDLARMEAAHITVARIGEFAWSAMEPSEGAYDLDWLNTAIRKAEAHHIYIVLGTPTAAPPAWLTRKYPETLRIDENGKTAAHGNRQQFSFTNPRYRELSRKIAGEMAKRFGNDPNVIGWQIDNEYCQLSYDPHTANLFRGWLKDKYGSLDNINNRWATRYWSQTYDDWNEIPFAPAYHSPAERLNWVWAGTPSAGPDSINNPALRLEANRFGNVVWADYQQNQLDEIRKHASPGQFITSNFLGFLLPAFDGYPVAKNLTLAAWDDYIVTGHADPAYNGLQHDYTRGLKRRNFWVMETQPAMVNWFAVNSSLDKGETRALAWEAVGHGADAVSYWQWRSALNGQEQYHGTLVGADGSPVPVYDEVRQIGEEFAKAGKLISGTGPVSKIAFLYAPENRWAIDFQQHTAAYDQFAVLKNFYKAFRDVSQSVDVINPAESFDGYAVIVAPSLNMLPQETARRLADYVRGGGRLVLGPRAAMKDEFNALLPQRQPGWLADALGGRVEQFYALEKAVPVSGELGSGQATVWAEQLSASAAGAKTLLSYGKSNGWLDGAPAVLSRDYGKGGITYIGAVLDDALLASLARRLAGESGVKPAFGPVPEGVEVCPRESENGRIFILINFGGDEARFALPRKMKSLLTGEDAAALTLPRYGVVVLLDK, encoded by the coding sequence ATGGGAATAAAAAAACTTCTGCCGCTGGCCGCCGCGCTGCTGTGCCTTGCGGGCGCGGCCTCCGCCGCCGGGACCGACCCCAGCCGCGGGCAAATACTGCTGGGCGCGGCATGGTATCCCGAACAATGGCCCCAGTCCCAGTGGGACCAGGACCTCGCCAGAATGGAAGCCGCGCATATCACCGTCGCCAGAATCGGCGAGTTCGCGTGGAGCGCGATGGAACCCTCCGAAGGCGCATATGACCTTGACTGGCTCAACACCGCCATACGCAAGGCCGAGGCGCATCACATTTACATAGTGCTGGGAACCCCGACCGCCGCGCCGCCGGCCTGGCTGACCAGAAAGTATCCCGAAACGTTGCGCATTGACGAAAACGGAAAAACCGCCGCCCACGGCAACCGCCAGCAGTTCTCTTTCACAAACCCCAGATACCGCGAGTTGTCCCGCAAAATAGCGGGCGAGATGGCAAAACGTTTCGGCAACGACCCCAACGTCATCGGCTGGCAGATTGACAACGAGTACTGCCAGCTCTCCTATGACCCGCACACGGCGAACCTGTTCCGGGGCTGGCTGAAGGACAAATACGGCTCGCTGGACAATATAAACAACCGCTGGGCCACACGCTACTGGAGCCAGACATACGACGACTGGAACGAAATCCCGTTTGCCCCCGCATACCACAGCCCCGCGGAGCGGCTGAACTGGGTGTGGGCGGGAACGCCCTCCGCCGGGCCCGACAGCATCAACAACCCCGCCCTGCGGCTGGAAGCAAACCGCTTCGGCAATGTCGTCTGGGCGGACTATCAGCAGAACCAGCTGGACGAGATACGCAAACACGCCTCCCCCGGCCAGTTCATCACCTCCAATTTCCTGGGATTTCTGCTGCCGGCGTTTGACGGCTATCCGGTGGCAAAAAATCTCACACTCGCCGCCTGGGACGATTACATCGTAACCGGCCACGCCGACCCGGCCTACAACGGCCTCCAGCACGACTACACGCGCGGCCTCAAACGCCGGAACTTCTGGGTGATGGAAACCCAGCCGGCCATGGTCAACTGGTTCGCCGTCAACAGCAGCCTGGACAAGGGCGAGACGCGCGCGCTGGCTTGGGAGGCGGTGGGCCACGGCGCGGACGCGGTGTCCTACTGGCAGTGGCGCAGCGCGTTAAACGGGCAGGAGCAGTACCACGGCACACTCGTAGGAGCCGACGGTTCGCCCGTGCCGGTCTATGACGAGGTCAGACAAATCGGCGAGGAATTCGCAAAAGCGGGCAAGCTGATTAGCGGGACCGGCCCCGTGTCCAAAATTGCGTTTCTCTACGCCCCCGAAAACCGCTGGGCGATTGACTTCCAGCAGCATACCGCCGCCTACGACCAGTTCGCGGTCCTGAAAAACTTCTACAAGGCGTTCAGGGACGTGTCGCAGTCCGTGGACGTAATCAATCCCGCAGAGAGTTTTGACGGCTACGCCGTCATCGTCGCGCCCAGCCTGAACATGCTGCCGCAGGAGACGGCGCGGCGTCTGGCCGATTATGTCCGGGGCGGCGGGCGTCTTGTGCTTGGCCCCCGCGCCGCCATGAAAGACGAATTCAACGCCCTGCTTCCGCAGCGCCAGCCCGGCTGGCTGGCGGACGCGCTGGGCGGGCGGGTGGAACAGTTTTACGCGCTTGAGAAAGCCGTTCCCGTCTCCGGCGAGCTGGGAAGCGGACAGGCAACCGTATGGGCGGAGCAGTTGAGCGCCTCCGCCGCCGGCGCGAAGACGCTGCTTTCATACGGCAAGTCCAACGGCTGGCTGGACGGCGCCCCCGCCGTGCTGAGCCGCGATTACGGCAAAGGCGGCATAACCTATATCGGCGCGGTTCTGGACGACGCGCTGCTCGCCTCGCTGGCGCGGCGGCTGGCAGGGGAAAGCGGGGTGAAACCGGCCTTCGGCCCGGTTCCCGAAGGGGTGGAGGTCTGCCCCCGCGAAAGCGAAAACGGACGGATATTCATACTTATCAATTTCGGCGGCGATGAGGCGCGCTTCGCGCTGCCGCGGAAAATGAAATCGCTGCTGACAGGCGAAGACGCAGCCGCGCTGACGCTGCCGCGCTACGGCGTGGTCGTGCTGCTTGACAAATAA
- a CDS encoding SpoIID/LytB domain-containing protein produces MLKTAGGRGTAARTALCVALALGSASALFADADGGGLGGASGIIRIGIVEAQKGAVLEAASGASAVDLASGARKPLPAGAKLSVSPDENGIRLGDYVFGPVVRISAQDGAAGFTRVNDRSYRGSIIFKKKSDKAITAIEELGLEEYLYGVLPAEMGEDWPEDALKAQAVVARTYALYSLNRFADFDLTADVRSQAYSGADRDHPRIMEAVRATSGQVLMWKGGLVHSFFHSNCGGRTTPSVWGGDEIRPLKGVYCPYCKYSRDYSWTVFVPEEKLLDYLRAASIPVKKLKSIRMLKRNGGGRTITLRFKTDIGGVNVDMHDLRACMSAEFRSTYIVHIQPERGGFRFSGRGYGHGVGMCQDGARKMAWTGKSYKQILKFYYPGAKLDNWHNEP; encoded by the coding sequence TTGCTTAAAACTGCGGGCGGGCGCGGCACTGCCGCCAGGACCGCGCTGTGCGTTGCGCTGGCGCTTGGCTCTGCATCCGCATTGTTTGCGGACGCGGACGGCGGCGGGCTGGGCGGCGCCTCCGGCATCATACGGATAGGCATTGTGGAGGCGCAGAAGGGCGCCGTGCTGGAAGCCGCAAGCGGCGCCAGCGCGGTGGACCTGGCCTCCGGCGCGCGCAAGCCGCTGCCGGCGGGAGCCAAACTCTCCGTCTCCCCGGACGAGAACGGCATCCGGCTGGGCGATTACGTTTTCGGCCCCGTAGTGCGCATAAGCGCGCAGGACGGGGCCGCCGGGTTCACCCGCGTCAACGACAGAAGCTACCGCGGCAGCATAATCTTCAAGAAAAAATCGGACAAGGCGATAACCGCCATAGAGGAACTGGGGCTGGAGGAATATCTCTACGGCGTCCTGCCTGCGGAAATGGGCGAGGACTGGCCGGAGGATGCCCTCAAGGCCCAGGCCGTGGTGGCGCGCACTTATGCGCTGTACAGCCTCAACCGCTTTGCGGATTTTGACCTTACTGCCGACGTTCGCAGCCAGGCCTACAGCGGCGCCGACAGGGACCACCCGAGGATAATGGAGGCCGTCCGCGCCACCTCCGGGCAGGTGCTTATGTGGAAAGGCGGGCTTGTGCATTCCTTCTTTCATTCCAATTGCGGCGGCAGGACCACGCCGTCCGTCTGGGGCGGCGACGAGATACGCCCCCTCAAGGGCGTCTACTGCCCCTACTGCAAGTATTCGCGAGACTATTCGTGGACGGTTTTTGTCCCGGAGGAAAAGCTGCTGGATTATCTGCGCGCGGCCTCCATACCGGTAAAGAAGCTGAAATCCATACGGATGCTCAAGCGCAACGGCGGCGGCAGGACAATCACCCTCCGGTTCAAAACCGATATCGGCGGCGTCAATGTCGACATGCACGACCTGCGCGCCTGCATGAGCGCGGAATTCAGAAGCACATACATAGTCCATATCCAGCCGGAGCGCGGCGGCTTCCGGTTTTCCGGGCGCGGCTACGGCCACGGCGTGGGCATGTGCCAGGACGGCGCGCGCAAAATGGCCTGGACGGGCAAAAGCTACAAGCAAATCCTGAAATTCTACTACCCGGGCGCTAAACTGGACAACTGGCATAATGAACCTTGA
- the galK gene encoding galactokinase: protein MDKMTAVTASAPGRVNLIGEHTDYNGGYVLPMAIPQRTTVKLQPVAGRTVRLSSAMGGEASVCAYELGREERSKTWADYIKGVTWLLARENHIIVGFEAAIASDVPIGSGLSSSAALEVSMLRALRAAFGLSLDDLTIARLGQRVENEFVGARVGIMDQMASSLAGRDAALFIDTLDLSHRRVPVPEGAEILVINSGVSHSNSGGGYNTRRAECEKACSLLGVKLLREIPPDGLSRVEALPEPLNRRARHVLTENERVLQAVRAMEKGDMETLGELFRRSHVSMRDDYEVSVPEIDLLVDIASRQPGVYGARMTGGGFGGSIVALARPGTGAAAAEETAREYGRKTPHTATVLVAPGK, encoded by the coding sequence ATGGATAAGATGACGGCGGTTACAGCTTCCGCGCCGGGGCGGGTGAACCTCATCGGCGAGCATACCGATTACAACGGCGGCTACGTGCTGCCCATGGCAATTCCGCAGCGCACCACGGTAAAACTTCAGCCCGTTGCCGGCAGAACTGTCAGGCTTTCCAGCGCCATGGGGGGAGAGGCCTCGGTTTGCGCCTACGAGCTGGGCCGGGAGGAACGCTCCAAAACATGGGCGGATTATATCAAGGGCGTAACATGGCTGCTGGCGCGCGAAAATCACATTATCGTCGGGTTTGAGGCCGCCATCGCCTCGGATGTGCCGATAGGCAGCGGCCTTTCCTCCAGCGCGGCGCTTGAGGTGTCCATGCTGCGCGCGCTGCGCGCGGCCTTCGGGCTTTCGCTTGACGATTTGACCATAGCCCGGCTGGGCCAGCGCGTTGAAAATGAATTTGTCGGCGCGCGGGTGGGCATAATGGACCAGATGGCCTCCAGCCTGGCGGGGCGTGACGCGGCATTGTTTATAGACACGCTGGACCTCAGCCACAGGCGGGTGCCCGTTCCCGAAGGCGCGGAGATACTGGTCATCAATTCGGGAGTGTCGCATTCCAATTCCGGCGGCGGCTACAACACCCGCCGCGCGGAATGCGAAAAAGCCTGCTCGCTGCTGGGCGTCAAACTGCTGCGCGAAATCCCGCCGGACGGCCTTTCCCGCGTTGAGGCATTGCCGGAACCGCTGAACCGCCGCGCTCGCCATGTGCTAACCGAAAACGAACGCGTGCTGCAGGCCGTCCGCGCCATGGAAAAAGGCGATATGGAAACGCTGGGTGAATTATTCCGCCGGTCCCACGTCTCCATGCGGGACGATTACGAGGTTTCAGTCCCGGAGATAGATTTGCTGGTGGACATCGCGTCGCGGCAGCCCGGCGTTTACGGCGCGCGCATGACAGGCGGCGGCTTCGGCGGCAGCATCGTGGCGCTGGCGCGCCCCGGGACCGGCGCAGCCGCCGCAGAAGAAACCGCGCGGGAGTACGGGCGGAAAACGCCGCACACGGCAACGGTTCTGGTCGCGCCCGGTAAATAG
- the queA gene encoding tRNA preQ1(34) S-adenosylmethionine ribosyltransferase-isomerase QueA: MNLDRFAALGCERLVAASPAEPRDSARLMVLSSGGIAHRFFRDLPQYLKKGDCLVVNDTRVFPARLAGRKPGGGSTEILLVRRCGAPDRWAALCRDARPGMKITFESGAHAEAVERTPEGGWIFLFSVPDALEFARGHGRPPLPHYIAKARKNSGAPPESETDKTRYQTVFAREEGSIAAPTAGFHFTDGLCAGLKAADVVIAPVTLHVGWGTFRPLSGAPEKHKMLPEYASVSQQTADAVNRARAAGGRIIAVGTTSSRTLETFCVDGGLSAGEGWADLFIYPPYKFKLVDGLVTNFHVPGSTPLCMAAALAGEDNLYAAYGEAVRLGYRFYSYGDAMLIL, translated from the coding sequence ATGAACCTTGACAGATTTGCCGCGCTGGGCTGCGAGCGGCTGGTTGCCGCATCTCCCGCAGAGCCCAGGGACAGCGCGCGGCTGATGGTTCTCTCCTCCGGCGGCATCGCGCACCGCTTTTTCCGCGATTTGCCGCAATATCTCAAAAAAGGCGACTGCCTTGTAGTAAACGACACCCGCGTTTTTCCTGCCCGGCTGGCGGGCCGCAAGCCCGGCGGCGGCAGCACCGAAATCCTGCTGGTCCGCCGCTGCGGCGCGCCGGACCGCTGGGCCGCCCTCTGTCGCGACGCCAGGCCGGGAATGAAAATAACTTTTGAGAGCGGCGCCCATGCCGAGGCTGTGGAACGGACGCCGGAGGGCGGGTGGATATTTTTGTTTTCCGTTCCGGACGCGCTGGAATTTGCGCGCGGGCATGGCAGGCCGCCGCTGCCGCATTATATCGCCAAGGCGCGCAAAAATTCCGGCGCCCCCCCGGAAAGCGAAACCGACAAAACCCGCTATCAGACCGTTTTCGCGCGGGAGGAAGGCTCCATAGCCGCGCCCACGGCGGGATTTCATTTCACGGACGGGTTATGCGCCGGATTGAAGGCCGCGGACGTTGTAATCGCGCCGGTTACGCTGCATGTGGGCTGGGGAACCTTCCGCCCGCTTTCCGGCGCGCCGGAAAAGCATAAAATGCTGCCGGAATACGCCAGCGTAAGCCAGCAGACCGCAGACGCCGTAAACCGCGCCCGCGCCGCCGGCGGCAGAATCATAGCCGTCGGCACCACCAGTTCGCGCACGCTGGAGACTTTCTGCGTAGACGGCGGCCTTTCCGCCGGGGAAGGCTGGGCGGATTTGTTCATCTATCCGCCTTACAAATTCAAGCTTGTTGACGGGCTTGTAACCAATTTCCATGTTCCCGGCTCCACGCCGCTTTGCATGGCGGCGGCGCTGGCGGGGGAGGACAATCTCTACGCCGCTTACGGCGAGGCCGTGCGCCTCGGCTACAGGTTCTATTCCTACGGCGATGCGATGCTGATTTTATGA
- the galT gene encoding galactose-1-phosphate uridylyltransferase, with translation MNKLGLTKPDGRYMFLYSRREIPRELRAPSPDGTPVRADPHLRWHPLRGEWVAYASHRNNRTFLPPPEYNPLAPSRPGDFPTELPAGEYDAAVFENRFPSMAPGATAKPDVGVPSRPADGVCEVVVFTQDPKASLSGLELEHLELLIDVWADRYAEISARKNIQYIMPFENRGVEMGVTLHHPHGQIYAYPFVPPVPARELELQREHLQQHGRGLLEDMAAAEIAGGGRVVAVTESAAAFVPVCARYPYEVWVMPRRAAPSFAALDARERKDLARTLKTVLMKYDALWQRPFPYLMVFHQSPVNTREYPEAHLHAQIYPALRSPGRLKYLAGTELGAGMFANDCLPEEKAAELQAVKVNV, from the coding sequence ATGAACAAGCTCGGTTTAACCAAGCCGGACGGACGGTACATGTTTTTGTATTCCCGCCGGGAGATACCGCGGGAACTGCGCGCGCCAAGCCCGGACGGAACGCCCGTCAGAGCCGACCCGCATCTGCGCTGGCATCCGCTGCGCGGCGAATGGGTGGCCTATGCCAGCCACCGCAACAACCGCACCTTCCTGCCGCCCCCCGAATATAACCCGCTCGCGCCAAGCCGCCCCGGAGATTTCCCGACAGAGCTGCCCGCCGGAGAATACGACGCGGCGGTTTTTGAAAACCGTTTTCCTTCAATGGCTCCGGGCGCCACGGCAAAACCCGATGTCGGAGTGCCATCCCGCCCGGCGGACGGGGTTTGCGAGGTTGTGGTGTTCACCCAGGACCCCAAGGCCAGCCTGAGCGGGCTGGAACTGGAGCATCTGGAACTCCTCATAGACGTCTGGGCGGACAGATATGCCGAAATAAGCGCCCGCAAAAACATCCAGTACATCATGCCGTTTGAAAACCGCGGCGTGGAAATGGGCGTTACCCTGCACCACCCGCACGGACAGATTTACGCGTATCCGTTTGTGCCGCCCGTCCCGGCGCGGGAACTGGAATTGCAGCGCGAGCACCTTCAGCAGCATGGCCGCGGACTGCTTGAGGATATGGCCGCCGCGGAAATCGCCGGAGGCGGCAGAGTCGTGGCCGTTACGGAATCTGCCGCCGCATTCGTGCCTGTGTGCGCGCGATACCCTTACGAGGTGTGGGTGATGCCCAGGCGGGCCGCGCCGTCGTTTGCGGCGCTGGACGCGCGGGAGCGCAAAGATCTCGCGCGGACGCTGAAAACGGTGCTGATGAAATACGACGCGCTCTGGCAGCGGCCTTTTCCCTATCTGATGGTGTTCCACCAGTCGCCCGTCAACACGCGGGAGTATCCCGAAGCGCATCTGCACGCGCAGATTTATCCGGCGCTGCGCAGCCCCGGGCGGCTTAAATACCTCGCGGGAACAGAGCTGGGCGCCGGCATGTTCGCCAACGACTGCCTCCCCGAGGAAAAAGCGGCGGAACTGCAGGCCGTCAAAGTAAATGTCTGA